One window of Lytechinus variegatus isolate NC3 chromosome 2, Lvar_3.0, whole genome shotgun sequence genomic DNA carries:
- the LOC121408649 gene encoding probable tRNA (uracil-O(2)-)-methyltransferase isoform X2 has product MRNEAVFTLLECGNKDLKFPSYKFSFRRNKISLHVDEIYKSSQHSASIPSVEWLTNTLAPKIVKWASEIRGSDPVEVVNPLVPMDRYTELYQEMKQKYGREFVRIWPENTDPQKFVYEDVAIATYLILLFEGEREETGDLKKQSFVDLGCGNGLLVHILNSEGYTGKGIDLRKRKIWDLYGTETHLEESTIIASMETSFKDTDWLIGNHSDELTPWIPVMATRSSYKTNYFVLPCCFHDFDTKFSQRVAGEPQYRTYLNFVREAGEMCGFVVEEDKMRIPSTKKICHVGRKKTYTAAEHPQVLAKMEEYVAHRCRKSAHHRRKSSITDSILSSESSGNHKGPSQNTGMTPDPSERGHRAPSDSKGLVSTNSEDQTIPEGSSTGGQYPGAEGDAEKNFAPNFKPRAVEERVKNCSRVERSLKDRITLDVAWAILEDGGVTMSKDGDVVQTGVDHDSTERCPKMTKLWRRGGSISLGNVAKLFDGPTLKNLKNECGGLKTLLKGSHIFEIVGGNVSIKDWSRLPPPDTADTVASPRGTSSKRPSQQSEKKARERQLLYKTKLCWFYEHHPDGCPRVAQACPFAHGSEELRSRPTFGEKNPVI; this is encoded by the exons GATGAAATCTACAAATCTTCTCAACATTCCGCATCTATTCCCTCCGTTGAGTGGCTAACGAATACTCTAGCACCTAAAATTGTTAAATGGGCCAGCGAGATCAGAGGCAGTGATCCGGTCGAGGTGGTTAATCCTTTGGTTCCGATGGACAGATATACTGAACTATACCAAGAGATGAAACAAAAGTATGGGAGAGAGTTTGTCAGG ATCTGGCCTGAGAATACAGACCCCCAGAAGTTCGTGTATGAGGATGTTGCCATAGCTACATACTTGATCCTTCTTTTTGAAGGGGAGAGGGAAGAGACTGGTGATTTAAAAAAGCAATCCTTTGTAGATCTGGGTTGTGGCAATGGTCTTCTGGTTCACATACTCAACAGTGAGGGG TACACTGGGAAAGGTATTGATCTACGGAAGAGGAAGATTTGGGATCTGTATGGCACTGAAACCCACCTTGAAGAAAGCACCATCATTGCATCCATGGAGACATCTTTCAAGGACACCGATTGGTTGATCGGCAACCACTCAGATGAACTAACTCCATGGATACCTGTCATGGCAACCAG GTCATCATACAAGACCAATTACTTTGTTCTGCCATGCTGCTTCCATGactttgataccaaattcagCCAGAGGGTTGCAGGGGAACCCCAGTATCGTACCTATCTCAACTTCGTCCGGGAAGCAGGAGAGATGTGTGGCTTTGTGGTGGAGGAGGACAAGATGAGGATACCCTCAACAAAAAAG ATCTGCCATGTTGGGAGGAAAAAGACCTACACCGCAGCAGAGCATCCTCAAGTGTTGGCCAAGATGGAGGAGTATGTTGCTCATAGATGCAGAAAGTCGGCACATCACagaagaaaatcaagcataacgGACTCGATTCTAAGCTCTGAATCCAGTGGAAACCATAAAGGACCCTCACAAAATACTGGAATGACCCCTGACCCATCAGAAAGGGGTCATAGGGCACCAAGTGATAGTAAGGGTTTAGTAAGCACCAACAGTGAAGATCAGACAATCCCTGAAGGCAGCTCTACTGGGGGACAGTACCCTGGAGCAGAGGGGGATGCCGAAAAGAACTTTGCTCCAAACTTCAAACCACGGGCAGTTGAGGAGAGAGTGAAGAACTGTTCAAGAGTTGAGAGATCTCTGAAGGATCGTATCACTTTGGATGTTGCCTGGGCGATACTGGAAGATGGTGGGGTTACAATGTCAAAGGACGGCGATGTTGTTCAAACTGGTGTTGATCACGATAGCACAGAGAGGTGCCCGAAGATGACTAAACTTTGGAGAAGAGGAG GTTCAATTAGTCTTGGCAATGTAGCGAAGCTCTTTGATGGACCCACCCTCAAGAACCTGAAGAACGAGTGCGGAGGACTCAAAACATTGCTCAAGGGTTCTCACATATTTGAAA TTGTTGGTGGCAATGTTTCCATAAAGGACTGGTCTAGGTTACCTCCACCGGATACCGCAGATACAGTGGCATCACCCAGAGGCACTTCATCCAAGAGACCATCCCAGCAGTCAGAGAAGAAAGCCAGAGAAAGGCAGCTTCTCTACAAGACCAAGCTGTGCTGGTTCTACGAGCACCATCCGGACGGTTGCCCAAGAGTAGCCCAGGCGTGTCCGTTTGCACATGGATCGGAGGAGCTGAGAAGTAGACCGACTTTTGGAGAGAAAAACCCTGTGATTTAA